A portion of the Epinephelus moara isolate mb chromosome 4, YSFRI_EMoa_1.0, whole genome shotgun sequence genome contains these proteins:
- the adra2db gene encoding alpha-2Db adrenergic receptor, which translates to MDLTQLNLLVENVSSDENTTDAPFGLPHTGAATALIILVVTVIISVTIVGNVLVIVAVLTSRALRAPQNLFLVSLASADILVATLVIPFSLANEVMGYWYFGSTWCAFYLSLDVLFCTSSIVHLCAISLDRYWSVTKAVSYNLKRTPKRIKSMIAVVWVISAVISFPPLLMTKHDERECLLNDETWYILSSCIVSFFAPGLIMILVYCKIYKVAKQRSSTVFVAKNGLERQPSQSETCFVRKDRFETESPSSQSSGSHQQRQGELDDIDLEESCCPSDTKPRNNRFTKRRKVEGSDCCPPQNCRLSWASARASQLYPEQKNPAGRQHLAAANKTKVAQMREKRFTFVLAVVMGVFVLCWFPFFFTYSLHAICRDSCYIPGALFNLFFWIGYCNSSVNPIIYTIFNRDFRKSFKKIICRTSKRT; encoded by the coding sequence ATGGATTTAACCCAGTTAAATCTGTTGGTGGAAAACGTTTCCAGTGATGAGAACACCACGGACGCACCGTTTGGCTTGCCACACACGGGGGCAGCTACTGCGCTCATCATCCTTGTGGTCACTGTGATCATCTCTGTGACCATAGTCGGTAACGTTTTGGTGATTGTAGCGGTGCTAACCAGCCGGGCTCTCCGTGCGCCCCAGAACCTTTTCCTGGTCTCTTTGGCATCAGCGGACATCCTGGTGGCCACATTGGTCATCCCCTTCTCCCTCGCCAATGAAGTCATGGGCTACTGGTACTTTGGAAGCACTTGGTGCGCTTTCTATTTGTCTTTGGACGTGTTGTTTTGCACCTCATCCATCGTGCACCTGTGCGCAATCAGCCTGGACCGCTACTGGTCAGTGACAAAGGCGGTCAGCTACAACCTGAAGCGGACACCTAAGCGCATCAAGTCCATGATCGCTGTAGTGTGGGTAATATCTGCTGTcatctccttccctcctcttctcATGACCAAACATGATGAACGGGAGTGCCTGCTGAACGATGAGACCTGGTacatcctctcctcctgcatTGTGTCCTTCTTCGCTCCAGGTCTCATCATGATTCTGGTTTACTGTAAAATCTATAAGGTGGCCAAGCAGCGCAGCTCCACCGTGTTCGTGGCCAAGAACGGCCTGGAGAGGCAGCCCTCTCAGTCCGAGACCTGTTTCGTGAGGAAGGACCGGTTCGAGACGGAGAGCCCCAGTAGCCAGAGCTCCGGCAGCCACCAGCAGAGGCAAGGGGAGCTGGATGACATCGATCTGGAGGAGAGCTGCTGTCCGTCGGATACTAAACCCCGCAATAATCGCTTCACCAAGCGGAGAAAGGTGGAGGGGTCAGACTGTTGCCCGCCTCAGAACTGCCGTCTTTCCTGGGCTTCAGCCCGGGCGTCACAGCTCTACCCGGAGCAGAAGAACCCAGCTGGGCGACAACATCTGGCCGCAGCCAACAAAACCAAAGTGGCCCAGATGAGGGAGAAACGTTTCACCTTCGTGCTGGCGGTGGTGATGGGGGTGTTTGTGCTTTGCTGGTTCCCCTTcttctttacatacagtcttcATGCCATCTGCAGAGACAGCTGCTACATCCCTGGCGCGCTCTTTAACCTCTTCTTTTGGATTGGCTACTGCAACAGTTCTGTGAACCCCATAATATACACTATTTTCAACAGGGATTTCAGGAAATCCTTCAAGAAAATCATATGCAGAACTTCTAAACGCACATGA